The Candidatus Hydrogenedentota bacterium genome has a segment encoding these proteins:
- a CDS encoding GntR family transcriptional regulator, with protein MYFQISLKDGVPIYRQIVNQVKYMVASGQLTPGAELPPIRTLAEQLLVTPNTIVKAYGQLETEGVVYKRRGAGTYIAENGSPLKMAEQRRILAERADTLLSEARQMGYNLNEVLRIIHDRATALEKQPGGNRKG; from the coding sequence ATGTACTTCCAGATTTCACTCAAAGACGGCGTGCCCATCTACCGCCAGATTGTCAACCAGGTGAAGTATATGGTCGCCTCCGGCCAGCTGACGCCCGGCGCGGAACTGCCCCCCATCCGCACCCTCGCGGAACAACTCCTGGTCACCCCCAATACCATCGTCAAGGCCTACGGCCAGCTCGAAACCGAGGGAGTCGTCTATAAGCGGCGCGGCGCCGGCACCTACATCGCCGAGAACGGCTCCCCCCTCAAGATGGCCGAGCAGCGGCGCATCCTGGCGGAGCGCGCGGACACCCTCCTCTCGGAGGCGCGCCAGATGGGCTACAACCTCAATGAGGTGTTGAGAATAATCCATGATCGGGCCACGGCGCTCGAAAAACAACCCGGCGGAAATCGGAAAGGGTAG